From one Silurus meridionalis isolate SWU-2019-XX chromosome 23, ASM1480568v1, whole genome shotgun sequence genomic stretch:
- the snapc1a gene encoding snRNA-activating protein complex subunit 1a isoform X2: MAAAATKTCDVLRIPFKNDCEELLGRFQQVESVRYEEFAAIWRAMDFSSVFYGMITNYEKRPFTRLVFTTVYDYFLPPYSFQIRVGALYMFYGLYFTQLVWPKEKIWIALKDWMCVQNFLSDALTCQHLDVVYVYRKLVYEKAFFYTAMPIQLTFDGKRRYKSKKINELFQDQRSRVMELVNAGTVEEITNVHAHYERIKEALQVSTSVSVTPVNLSVQLQQCALEFQQWKENTKNSRNKSTGKKEKESTPHLENSKRADQLASIKSKSYGHLATASKSRRHRQVEMDNSGSGTDHTQESLSPHKQKQLSLRQRTWQNLGKKESEEQKQQHWLLSTKEEDKAAMKRCPQKKRFKW, translated from the exons ATGGCGGCGG ctGCCACGAAAACGTGTGACGTCCTTCGGATTCCTTTTAAAAACGACTGTGAGGAGCTTCTGGGGCGCTTCCAACAGGTTGAGTCGGTGAGATATGAGGAGTTTGCGGCCATATGGAGAGCGATGGACTTCTCCAGTGTGTTTTA TGGTATGATCACAAACTACGAAAAAAGACCCTTCACTCGGCTCGTCTTTACCACAGTGTATGATTACTTCTTGCCCCCGTACAGCTTTCAGATCCGAGTGGGGGCACTGTATATGTTCTACGGCCTTTACTTTACACAGCTTGTCTGGCCAAAGGAAAAG ATCTGGATTGCACTGAAGGACTGGATGTGTGTACAGAACTTTCTCTCGGATGCTTTGACCTGTCAACACTTGGATGTTGTATATGTCTACAGAAAGCTTGTTTATGAGAaggcttttttttatactgcaaTGCCCATCCAG CTCACATTTGATGGAAAGCGCCGTTATAAAAGCAAGAAAATCAATGAgttgttccaggaccagagatCTAGAGTGATGGAACTGGTTAATGCAGGTACAGTGGAG GAAATCACAAATGTGCATGCTCATTATGAGCGGATTAAGGAGGCACTGCAAGTGTCCACCTCGGTCAGTGTGACACCAGTCAACCTCTCTGTGCAGCTCCAGCAATGTGCGCTTGAGTTTCAGCAGTGGAAGGAGAATactaaa AACtcaagaaataaaagcactggCAAAAAGGAGAAGGAAAGCACTCCGCATTTAGAG AACTCGAAGAGAGCAGATCAACTGGCTTCAATAAAGTCAAAGTCTTATGGGCATCTAGCAACG GCTTCCAAATCAAGAAGACACAGACAGGTAGAGATGGACAACTCAGGGTCTGGGACAGACCACACGCAAGAGTCATTGTCTCCACACAAACAGAAGCAACTCTCCCTCCGGCAGAGAACCTGGCAAAACCTGGGCAAAAAAG AGTCAGAAGAACAAAAACAGCAACACTGGCTTCTGAGCACAAAGGAGGAAGACAAAGCTGCTA tgaAAAGATGCCCACAGAAGAAGAGATTTAAGTGGTGA
- the snapc1a gene encoding snRNA-activating protein complex subunit 1a isoform X1, with protein sequence MAAAATKTCDVLRIPFKNDCEELLGRFQQVESVRYEEFAAIWRAMDFSSVFYGMITNYEKRPFTRLVFTTVYDYFLPPYSFQIRVGALYMFYGLYFTQLVWPKEKIWIALKDWMCVQNFLSDALTCQHLDVVYVYRKLVYEKAFFYTAMPIQLTFDGKRRYKSKKINELFQDQRSRVMELVNAGTVEEITNVHAHYERIKEALQVSTSVSVTPVNLSVQLQQCALEFQQWKENTKNSRNKSTGKKEKESTPHLEQNSKRADQLASIKSKSYGHLATASKSRRHRQVEMDNSGSGTDHTQESLSPHKQKQLSLRQRTWQNLGKKESEEQKQQHWLLSTKEEDKAAMKRCPQKKRFKW encoded by the exons ATGGCGGCGG ctGCCACGAAAACGTGTGACGTCCTTCGGATTCCTTTTAAAAACGACTGTGAGGAGCTTCTGGGGCGCTTCCAACAGGTTGAGTCGGTGAGATATGAGGAGTTTGCGGCCATATGGAGAGCGATGGACTTCTCCAGTGTGTTTTA TGGTATGATCACAAACTACGAAAAAAGACCCTTCACTCGGCTCGTCTTTACCACAGTGTATGATTACTTCTTGCCCCCGTACAGCTTTCAGATCCGAGTGGGGGCACTGTATATGTTCTACGGCCTTTACTTTACACAGCTTGTCTGGCCAAAGGAAAAG ATCTGGATTGCACTGAAGGACTGGATGTGTGTACAGAACTTTCTCTCGGATGCTTTGACCTGTCAACACTTGGATGTTGTATATGTCTACAGAAAGCTTGTTTATGAGAaggcttttttttatactgcaaTGCCCATCCAG CTCACATTTGATGGAAAGCGCCGTTATAAAAGCAAGAAAATCAATGAgttgttccaggaccagagatCTAGAGTGATGGAACTGGTTAATGCAGGTACAGTGGAG GAAATCACAAATGTGCATGCTCATTATGAGCGGATTAAGGAGGCACTGCAAGTGTCCACCTCGGTCAGTGTGACACCAGTCAACCTCTCTGTGCAGCTCCAGCAATGTGCGCTTGAGTTTCAGCAGTGGAAGGAGAATactaaa AACtcaagaaataaaagcactggCAAAAAGGAGAAGGAAAGCACTCCGCATTTAGAG caGAACTCGAAGAGAGCAGATCAACTGGCTTCAATAAAGTCAAAGTCTTATGGGCATCTAGCAACG GCTTCCAAATCAAGAAGACACAGACAGGTAGAGATGGACAACTCAGGGTCTGGGACAGACCACACGCAAGAGTCATTGTCTCCACACAAACAGAAGCAACTCTCCCTCCGGCAGAGAACCTGGCAAAACCTGGGCAAAAAAG AGTCAGAAGAACAAAAACAGCAACACTGGCTTCTGAGCACAAAGGAGGAAGACAAAGCTGCTA tgaAAAGATGCCCACAGAAGAAGAGATTTAAGTGGTGA
- the hif1ab gene encoding hypoxia inducible factor 1 subunit alpha b, giving the protein MDTGVVTEKKRVSSERRKEKSRDAARCRRGKESEVFYELAHQLPLPHNVTSHLDKASIMRLTISYLRMRKLLNSCQSKGEDESELESQLNSFYLKALEGFLMVLSEDGDMVYLSENICKCMGLTQFDLTGHSIFDFAHPCDHEEVREMLVHRTGSKKTKEQNTERSFFLRMKCTLTSRGRTVNIKSATWKVLHCTGHVRVQEHSDISAEGGLKEPSITYLVLICEPIPHPSNIEVPLDSKTFLSRHTLDMKFSYCDERITELMGHEPDDLLNKSVYEYYHALDSDHLNKTHHNLFAKGQATTGQYRMLAKKAGYVWVETQATVIYNPKNSQPQCIVCVNYVLSGIVEEDKVLSLQQNVPEKVVEKEKEKEEEEEEEKEKEEEELQVEQKKNSVMDMLKHFKEDPLTCSMESPKSLYDKLKDKPEALTLLAPAAGDTFISLDFDTADSEMHLLKEVPLYNDVMLPATSERLPIPLSPLAPSDPSPALDKIEPGAEEFSLSSTSHRTKDTANTPSTSASSSEPSSPADYFHVDSDIGSEFKLDLVEKMFATDTDANTHFNTHEMADLDLEMLAPYIPMDDDFQLHIPSPLDPLPSVPQTGADMNSLFQQSPSRPSSTSSSNGSIKPEPSSRVPSPLHLLQEVSSIFALDDTPQTGIPLAKRMQVEDQALSAKLLTAQNSQRKRKLEITSLSQAVGLGALLQSVDEAVEPGKRAKLLEVKGSSLLGGNKTILILPSEVASRLLCSSFEISGLPQLTRYDCEVNAPLQDRHPLLQGEELLRALDQVN; this is encoded by the exons ATGGATACAGGAGTTGTCACCGAAAAGAAAAG GGTGAGCTCAGAGCGCAGGAAGGAGAAGTCCAGGGATGCAGCCCGATGTCGAAGGGGCAAGGAGTCTGAGGTGTTCTACGAGCTCGCACACCAGCTGCCCCTGCCTCACAATGTCACCTCCCACCTGGACAAGGCCTCTATCATGAGGCTTACTATCAGCTATCTGCGCATGAGAAAACTGCTGAACTCTTGTCAGTCTAAGG GAGAGGATGAGTCTGAACTGGAGAGCCAGCTCAACAGCTTCTACCTGAAGGCCTTGGAGGGCTTCCTAATGGTGTTGTCTGAGGATGGAGACATGGTCTATCTCTCCGAAAATATCTGCAAATGCATGGGCCTCACACAG TTTGATTTGACCGGCCACAGCATTTTTGATTTCGCACACCCCTGTGATCACGAGGAAGTGAGGGAGATGCTAGTGCACAGAACCG GGTCCAAGAAAACCAAGGAGCAAAACACAGAGCGAAGCTTCTTCCTGCGCATGAAGTGCACACTAACTAGTAGAGGACGCACTGTCAATATCAAGTCTGCCACTTggaaa gttctTCACTGCACAGGACATGTGCGTGTTCAGGAGCACAGCGACATTTCTGCAGAAGGCGGGTTGAAAGAGCCCTCCATTACTTACTTGGTCTTGATCTGTGAGCCTATTCCCCACCCCTCAAACATCGAGGTGCCTCTGGATAGCAAAACCTTCCTAAGTCGCCATACTTTGGACATGAAGTTCTCGTACTGCGATGAAAG AATCACAGAGCTAATGGGACACGAGCCAGATGACTTGCTAAATAAGTCTGTGTATGAATATTACCATGCCTTGGACTCTGACCATCTCAACAAGACTCATCATAATT tGTTTGCAAAAGGCCAGGCAACCACAGGTCAATATCGAATGCTGGCCAAGAAAGCAGGTTATGTTTGGGTCGAAACCCAAGCCACAGTCATTTACAACCCGAAGAACTCCCAGCCACAATGCATTGTGTGTGTCAACTATGTTCTAAG TGGTATTGTGGAGGAGGACAAGGTTCTTTCTCTGCAACAGAACGTGCCTGAGAAGGTtgtggagaaggagaaggagaaggaggaagaggaggaggaggagaaggagaaggaagaagaagagctgCAAGtagagcaaaagaaaaattcaGTCATGGACATGTTGAAGCACTTCAAGGAGGACCCACTTACGTGCTCTATGGAGAGCCCCAAGAGCCTGTATGATAAGCTCAAGGATAAACCAGAAGCCCTCACACTTCTGGCTCCAGCTGCCGGAGACACCTTTATTTCCCTTGATTTTGACACTGCAG ACTCTGAGATGCATCTGCTGAAGGAGGTGCCCCTTTACAATGATGTAATGCTGCCCGCAACCAGCGAGAGACTTCCTATACcgctgtcaccactggctcccAGCGACCCATCTCCAGCTTTGGATAAAATCGAGCCTGGAGCCGAGGAGTTTTCATTGTCCTCCACATCACACCGCACCAAAGACACTGCCAATACTCCTTCCACTTCAGCCAGTTCCTCAGAG CCGAGCAGTCCAGCAGATTACTTCCATGTCGATTCAGATATTGGCTCTGAATTTAAACTGGATTTGGTTGAGAAAATGTTTGCTACTGACACAGATGCTAACACCCACTTTAACACACAT GAAATGGCCGATCTTGACCTTGAAATGCTCGCCCCATATATTCCGATGGATGACGACTTCCAGCTGCATATCCCCTCTCCTCTGGACCCACTTCCCTCTGTTCCTCAAACTGGTGCTGACATGAACTCCCTTTTCCAGCAGTCACCTTCTCGTCCATCTTCAACATCCAGCTCCAACGGCTCTATAAAACCAGAGCCGTCGTCCCGCGTCCCCTCTCCACTCCACCTGCTGCAGGAAGTGAGCAGCATCTTTGCCCTTGACGACACCCCACAGACGGGCATTCCTCTGGCTAAGAG AATGCAAGTGGAAGACCAGGCGCTTTCTGCAAAGCTGTTAACTGCCCAGAATTCCCAGAGGAAGAGGAAGCTGGAGATCACATCACTGTCTCAGGCTGTCGGGCTG GGTGCTTTGCTCCAATCTGTGGATGAAGCTGTTGAGCCTGGAAAGAGGGCGAAGTTGCTGGAGGTTAAAGGTTCAAGCTTGCTTGGCGGGAACAAAACCATTCTGATACTACCATCTG AAGTGGCCAGTCGTTTGCTGTGCAGCTCGTTTGAGATCAGTGGGTTACCACAACTGACACGCTACGACTGCGAGGTCAATGCTCCTCTTCAGGACCGTCACCCCCTGCTGCAGGGCGAGGAGCTGCTACGTGCTCTGGACCAAGTTAACTGA